A section of the Neofelis nebulosa isolate mNeoNeb1 chromosome 12, mNeoNeb1.pri, whole genome shotgun sequence genome encodes:
- the LOC131490748 gene encoding large ribosomal subunit protein eL21-like, translating to MTNTKGKRRGTCCMFPRPFRKHGAVPLATYMRIYKKGDIVDIKGMSTAQKGMPHKCYYGKSGRVYIVSQYVVGIVVNKQVKGKILTKAMNVCIEHIKHSKSQNSFLKYVKENEQKKKEAKEKGTWVQLKHQPAPPREAYFVRTSGKEPELLEPIPYEFMVYV from the coding sequence ATGAccaacacaaagggaaagagaagaggtaCCTGCTGTATGTTCCCTAGGCCTTTTAGAAAACATGGAGCTGTTCCTTTGGCCACATACATGCGAATCTACAAGAAAGGTGATATTGTGGACATCAAGGGAATGAGCACTGCTCAAAAAGGAATGCCTCACAAATGTTACTATGGCAAATCTGGAAGAGTCTACATTGTTTCCCAGTATGTTGTTGGCATTGTTGTAAACAAACAAGTTAAGGGCAAGATTCTTACCAAGGCAATGAATGTATGTATTGAGCATATTAAGCACTCAAAGAGCCAAAACAGCTTCCTGAAGTATGTgaaggaaaatgaacagaaaaagaaggaagccaaagAGAAAGGTACTTGGGTTCAACTGAAGCACCAGCCTGCTCCACCCAGAGAAGCCTACTTTGTGAGAACCAGTGGAAAGGAGCCTGAGCTGCTGGAACCCATTCCCTACGAATTTATGgtatatgtgtaa